One genomic segment of Rivularia sp. PCC 7116 includes these proteins:
- a CDS encoding protealysin inhibitor emfourin, which yields MLISLERSGGFAGISKAIEVDTAKLRQEQAQQVQILIDSANFFDLPAYIAADSKQRDRFQYTLTVKDDCRQHTVTVTESAIPENLQPLIKWINSNGG from the coding sequence ATGTTAATATCCTTAGAGCGTAGCGGTGGTTTTGCTGGCATAAGTAAAGCTATCGAGGTTGATACAGCTAAATTGCGGCAGGAGCAAGCCCAACAAGTTCAGATATTGATAGATTCAGCCAATTTCTTTGATTTACCTGCATATATAGCCGCCGATTCCAAACAGCGCGATCGCTTTCAATATACTTTGACAGTGAAAGATGATTGTAGGCAACATACCGTGACAGTAACAGAAAGCGCAATACCAGAAAATTTACAGCCTTTAATTAAATGGATAAATAGTAATGGGGGATAG
- a CDS encoding M4 family metallopeptidase, producing MARKKRTKSHSFGFKHLLNNRCPICCIVPPYMLEKMAVNGSPRQREWAFETLNLSAQIRGRRFNLGNMQVTPQTSGKNRNIYDAKNLQELPGQIVRSEGDAPSEDEAVNEAYDAAGATYDFFKEVCDRNSIDDKGLRLDSTVHYGKDYENAFWNGSQMVYGDGDGELFNRFTKSADVIGHELTHGVTQYEADLIYFGEAGALNESFSDVFGSLVKQRIKNQTANEADWLIGVELFTEKVQGEAIRSMKSPGTAYDDPVLGKDPQPAHMKDIYTGTKDNGGVHINSGIPNRAFYLAATEIGGYAWDKAGKIWYVTLCEKLDSKANIKQAAETTIAVAGELYGESSSEQQAVNNAWKEVGVLQ from the coding sequence ATGGCTCGAAAAAAGCGGACAAAATCGCATAGTTTTGGGTTCAAACATTTACTTAATAACAGATGTCCTATCTGTTGTATAGTCCCGCCTTACATGTTAGAAAAGATGGCAGTTAATGGCTCTCCAAGACAGCGTGAATGGGCTTTTGAAACTTTAAACCTTTCAGCACAGATTCGAGGTAGGCGGTTTAATTTGGGTAACATGCAAGTTACGCCGCAAACCAGTGGAAAAAACCGTAATATATATGATGCCAAAAATCTTCAAGAACTTCCTGGACAAATAGTACGTAGCGAAGGGGATGCACCTAGCGAAGATGAAGCTGTAAACGAAGCATATGATGCTGCTGGCGCTACTTACGACTTTTTCAAAGAAGTTTGCGATCGCAACTCTATTGATGATAAAGGTTTGCGTTTAGATTCAACCGTACATTACGGCAAAGATTATGAAAACGCATTTTGGAACGGCAGTCAAATGGTTTACGGTGATGGTGATGGCGAACTTTTCAACCGTTTTACCAAGTCGGCTGATGTCATCGGGCATGAATTAACCCACGGAGTGACGCAATATGAAGCAGATTTAATCTATTTTGGTGAAGCAGGGGCACTCAATGAGTCATTTTCTGATGTATTTGGTTCCTTGGTAAAGCAGCGAATTAAAAATCAAACTGCAAATGAAGCAGATTGGTTGATTGGAGTGGAATTATTTACAGAAAAAGTCCAAGGCGAAGCAATTCGCTCGATGAAATCCCCAGGTACAGCTTATGACGATCCCGTACTTGGAAAAGATCCACAACCGGCACACATGAAAGATATTTATACAGGTACAAAAGATAATGGTGGAGTGCATATAAATTCGGGCATACCCAACCGGGCTTTTTATCTAGCAGCAACAGAAATAGGTGGTTACGCTTGGGACAAAGCGGGAAAAATTTGGTACGTTACCTTATGCGAAAAACTGGATTCCAAAGCCAATATTAAACAAGCCGCAGAAACAACAATTGCAGTTGCAGGAGAACTTTATGGTGAATCAAGTAGCGAGCAACAAGCTGTAAATAATGCCTGGAAAGAAGTTGGGGTTTTACAGTGA
- a CDS encoding trans-aconitate 2-methyltransferase, with protein sequence MPQVFPGEVFAQTSDFDAGMRQLMPGYDEMLEAVARCVPSTSRRILELGCGTGELSKKILNRCRDAQIIALDYSPRMIEFAQKKMVEAGYQQWSGLEADFGEWANNPEKFDIGTEFDACVSSLAIHHLSDEMKAKLFQRIAKSLRKGGSFWNADPVLSESPILEEIYKTAGKEWTEKQGSTIEKVRSRLASNSDAVDYAASYGYSSQDQLATLDTQLQMLAKAGFKSVAVPWKYYKLAVFGGFI encoded by the coding sequence ATGCCACAAGTATTTCCGGGTGAAGTATTTGCTCAAACTAGTGATTTTGATGCTGGTATGCGGCAACTAATGCCAGGGTATGATGAAATGCTCGAAGCAGTTGCTCGCTGCGTTCCTTCAACATCTCGTCGTATTTTGGAATTAGGCTGCGGCACGGGTGAACTTAGCAAAAAAATACTCAATCGCTGTCGGGATGCTCAAATTATCGCTCTTGATTATTCACCGAGAATGATTGAATTTGCTCAAAAGAAGATGGTTGAAGCAGGTTATCAGCAATGGAGTGGTTTAGAAGCAGATTTCGGTGAATGGGCTAATAATCCCGAAAAATTTGATATCGGTACAGAATTTGACGCTTGTGTATCGTCATTAGCGATTCATCATCTCAGCGACGAAATGAAAGCAAAGTTATTTCAACGCATTGCTAAAAGTCTTAGGAAGGGTGGTTCTTTTTGGAATGCAGATCCAGTTTTATCAGAATCGCCAATATTAGAAGAAATATACAAAACTGCAGGAAAAGAGTGGACAGAAAAACAAGGAAGCACTATAGAAAAAGTTCGTTCTCGCTTAGCGAGTAATAGCGATGCTGTAGATTATGCTGCTAGTTACGGTTACTCCAGTCAAGACCAATTAGCAACTTTAGATACACAGTTGCAAATGCTAGCGAAAGCTGGGTTTAAGTCAGTGGCGGTACCTTGGAAATATTATAAATTGGCGGTATTTGGGGGATTTATTTAG
- a CDS encoding mechanosensitive ion channel family protein, whose amino-acid sequence MAFIETIKNSVQELIGSAVKILPAILTAAIVLFLTRFAAQFTHTLAQNIAKRTVSSRSLQFLMAKIASTVTWIFGILLACVIAFPGLRLGDIIATLGLSSVAIGFAFQDIFKNFLAGILILLQQPFRIGDQIIVSDYEGTVDQIDIRTTEIITYGGERVVIPNSTVFTSVVQVRTAFDHRRTDLAVGVDYNTSLSEASDILEQTISQVEGVLDKPAPEIDLVSFGDSSIDFIIRYWTLPQQKQVRRTQTRAILSIKQAFDRADINIPYPIRTLYFYNQEKYNDYMSAPNDGKAPRNTDFSNH is encoded by the coding sequence ATGGCATTTATCGAAACAATTAAAAATAGCGTTCAAGAATTGATTGGTAGTGCGGTTAAAATTTTACCTGCAATATTGACGGCAGCAATTGTTCTGTTCTTGACTAGATTTGCGGCTCAATTTACTCATACACTTGCTCAAAATATAGCAAAAAGGACAGTCAGCAGCAGATCGCTGCAATTTTTGATGGCGAAAATTGCCTCAACAGTAACTTGGATTTTTGGCATTCTTCTTGCTTGTGTAATTGCTTTTCCCGGTTTAAGATTGGGAGATATAATTGCAACTCTTGGGCTTAGTTCTGTTGCAATCGGTTTTGCTTTTCAAGATATTTTCAAAAACTTTCTTGCAGGTATATTAATACTTTTACAGCAACCTTTTCGTATTGGCGACCAAATAATTGTTAGCGATTATGAAGGTACTGTCGATCAAATTGATATTCGTACTACGGAAATTATTACTTACGGTGGAGAAAGAGTTGTAATTCCCAATTCAACAGTATTTACCAGTGTAGTTCAGGTTAGGACGGCATTCGATCACAGACGTACCGATTTAGCTGTAGGGGTAGACTATAATACTTCTTTATCTGAAGCGTCAGATATTTTAGAACAAACAATTTCCCAAGTAGAAGGTGTTTTAGATAAACCAGCACCAGAAATTGATTTAGTTTCTTTCGGTGATAGCTCCATTGATTTTATCATTCGCTACTGGACTCTACCCCAACAAAAACAAGTCCGCCGCACTCAAACTAGAGCAATTTTGAGTATAAAGCAAGCTTTTGACAGAGCCGATATCAACATTCCTTACCCGATTCGTACTCTATATTTCTACAATCAAGAAAAATATAACGATTATATGTCCGCTCCAAACGATGGAAAAGCACCGAGGAACACAGATTTCAGCA